One genomic segment of Hordeum vulgare subsp. vulgare chromosome 2H, MorexV3_pseudomolecules_assembly, whole genome shotgun sequence includes these proteins:
- the LOC123426629 gene encoding uncharacterized protein LOC123426629 has protein sequence MPTGALRQLMQRKAAQLNLPLGALTNKSPYHSGKDQEDTEAMALFRAGAQIILGRGDRALFWHDCWLPGGLSVPEAAPALASFARLSSITVGQALANNRWVRDIRGGLSAPALAQYLRLWDMVAATSLAPGQQDAVIWCL, from the exons ATGCCAACTGGAGCACTGCGCCAGCTCATGCAGAGGAAGGCTGCACAGCTAAATCTACCTCTAGGGGCGCTGACGAACAAGTCACCTTACCACAGTGGCAAAG ACCAGGAGGACACCGAGGCTATGGCTCTCTTCCGGGCCGGCGCCCAGATCATCCTGGGTCGGGGTGATAGGGCACTCTTCTGGCATGATTGTTGGCTGCCAGGCGGACTCTCCGTACCTGAAGCTGCCCCAGCTCTCGCCTCCTTTGCCCGTCTGTCCAGCATCACAGTCGGGCAGGCCCTGGCGAACAACCGCTGGGTCCGTGACATCAGAGGTGGCCTCTCCGCGCCGGCCTTGGCGCAATATCTCCGGCTTTGGGATATGGTCGCCGCCACATCGCTGGCCCCGGGGCAGCAAGACGCTGTCATCTGGTGCCTCTAG